From Bombyx mori chromosome 27, ASM3026992v2:
gctcgggcagctgttagcaaatcccacccctcctggctgagcctttgctcgcccacctgtcctagtgaagcTGGAACGGCCTCCTGGCCCACAGTGATCCtccaattacaaaaaaagtaaatcttatacctttaaacgagcaattcaatataatctgaatctcggaaacggctccaacgatttttataaaatttagtatacaggggatttcgggggcgataaatcgatctagctacgatttattttcagaaaatgttgttttattcgtgttttcaataatcaaatttatcgataatcaactttttgactcttcccgacatctattggcgaataataatactatttttcataattgagcatatctaactgctttaaagacacaataacactaaagctatttcagtagatggcgttgttaagccacccgaagttaatgagtgtttggtttaaggttagaccaagaaaatgaattgtttatttatattatttgtctctttttaactcacgtgttcacttaaaaatgcctaaacgatcttggaatatttcatcattttatcaatatataattcctgtttaaatataatttctaaaaaacacaattaatcaaaaaaaaaaaaatatatatcggtCGTCGtctaatgaataattaaaatataaatagcgGAAAATGAAGAAGACTGCGCACAGACAATTccacattaataaataattgataaACGTATTATAGAGTAATGTGGTTTTGTTTGtatacttaaattaattaatggttTGTTTTGATTGAGCTATTTCTACATTTAAAAGGAAAATTGTATCTGTCGTTTAATATGTGTGGGTTTATTTGAGTTCTTTGTGATCATTATTTACTTTGTCTTGGCTAGGACCATCAACTCACGGACGATACGTCCTGTCTTAAACAGTTTCCAGTGtctttagtgcgagttttttaacgttctcgatagcgtaaaagttaactcagatttgtatggagttggaatgtttgcctacgtttgccgctaggggcgctgttccaactgcatacaaatttgtatggagttggaatgtttgcctacgtttgccgctaggggcgcttttccaactgcatacaaatttaagttaacttttacgctatcgagaacgttaaacaacTCGCACTTAGCTCACTGAGCTTAGTGAATGCGGGTCGGATGTTTCCAATCTTTATAATTAGAGACTAAAAATCACCCATTGTCACTGCTTATGAAtttcaatattcgaaatcttTTATTCCAGTGCTTTGTGACGGCCAGCGTCGCCATTAACATCGTGGGCCATGGCTGCGTCATCGGCTTCCCGGCTATATTGATTCCGAGTCTCCGGAAATCAGATTCCCACATCCATCTTACCAGATCTGAGGAGTCATGGATAGGTAATACCATATAATACATATACGAACCTCGggtttttaatgcttagatcttgccacctggtgttaagtggttaccggagcccatagacatctaagacgtaaatgcgccatccaccttgagatataagttttaaggtctcagtatagttacaacttctgccccacccttcaaaccgaaacgcattactgcttcacggcagaaataggcagggtggtggtacctacccgcgcggactcacaagaggtccagtaGAACATGTCTTaattaagtatttcattagaaacttcGAGCATCGGTATTGGCGagtcgctcgatacgatttaTAAGTCGCGATGACTTCAAGATTATGGTGTAGAAATCTTCTTTGTAGCAGGCGATAATGACATACTAGTAGATAtttaataagtgtttttttttattgcttagatcggtggacgaattcacagcccacctggtgttaagtggttactggagcccatagacatgtaggtacaacgtaaatgcgccttgagatacaagttctaaggtctccaatatagtgacaacggctgccccacccttcaaaccgaaacgcattactgcttcacggcagtaataggcagggtggtggtcctaccaccagtgtgtgGAAGATATTGATAACACTCGTAGTAGCGTGGGTTaagcctcccacaagatggtccgacgacctattgaggttcgcggagtccgctggatgcaagcagaGCAGGACCGATCATTGTGGTGAGGCTTGGGGAAGGTCTTTGTcaagcagtggacgtctgtgagcTGATAGAATAGTGGATATTGaagttagttttattataatcttTTAAGGTGATATTGTTCGGTTTACCGACGCGACGGTCcggatgttgttgttcggaacttgtgtatatgcaagcttctcttgaaaatatcgtgagcgagattcaggcatctgtcaaatatcttgtgttgcacgatggctacccgccacaaaaaCTAGGAACACCTTAAAATACTAATGACCTAGAAGTTGCTCATAATGTTGCGTTAGGGGTTTATAtgtgataattattaatttataataatttcacatagagcattttataatttctcattattattaggtatatagtggataataaaaactaatatttgtattttttccaaTTCCAGCATCTGTCGTCGGTTTCGCCCTCATCGTGGGAAACTTCATAATCACATTAATTCTGGACAACATCGGCAGGAAGAAGTCTCACATCCTCACCATTTTCCCAAACCTCGCCGGCTGGTTCCTGTTTCTACTAGTCAACAACTTTCCTGGTCTCATGGCGGCCAGGTTCCTCCAAGGAATCGCGATGGGCATGCTTGGACCTTTGGGCTCAATAATAATTGGAGAAATGACGGACCCAAAAAGCCGTGGAGTCTTTCTGACTAGTGTTTCTTTGTCACTGACCCTTGGGGTACTTTCCAGTCACGCTTTAGGGACGTGCTTCACTTGGCAGATCAGTGCTTTGCTGTGTTCATTAGTGACATTCATTAGCCTGTGCTTGATTATATTCACTCCGGAATCTCCATCGTGGCTCCTTTCAAAAGGACGCTACGACGAAGCCAGAGAGGGTTTCTTTTGGTTGCGAGGGAAGAATGCGAAAACGGAGCATGAATTGGAACGGATGATAACGTCTCAGAAGATGACTCGTAAAGCCAGTATTACAGGACAAAAAGATACAGTGAAAGCAAATCTCAAGAACTACTTCAGGTATTTAAGCGAAGCGGGCAAGAAGCCGGAGTTTGTGAAGCCCGTAGTGATAATGGTGTTCCTTTACATCATGTTCCAGTTCGCCGGTATAAACGTGATCAGTTCCTACGCTACCGACATCTTAGCAGAACTCCTTGATTCCGAGGCGAATTCAAACTTTCTGATGGTCGCTTTGGACATCGAAAGGCTGATATGCAATTTAATCGCCATATACCTTATGAAAACGTTAAAGAGAAGAACCCTTCTGTTCAGTACAACGATCATTTGTATTCTGGCATACATCAGTAAAGGATCCTACGTTTACGCCAAGCAAGCTGGCATATTAACTTATGACAGCCAATGGATTCCAATCACTTTAATTGGCATATATATGTTTTCGTTAACTGTGGGCGTGTCTTCGATACCATTTGCGTTATCAGGGGAGCTTTTCCCGTTGGATTACCGTGGCTTAGGTGGCGGGGTCAGCTACTTAGCTTTGTCTCTTAATTTCTTCATCGCTGTTAAATGTTTCCCTGTTTTAAGCTCAGCAATAGGGTTGTCGTTCACGTACTTCTTGTACGCTGGTATTGTGACGATTTGCATGGTGGTAGTTTGGATTATGTTACCAGAAACTAAAGACAAAACCCTGCAAGAGATAGAGGATAGGTTTAGGGGTTACACTGCTGAGGATGTCAAGAGTTCTCAGCCTCTCAACGCGGCCAATGGAGGCGGGGAGATGATGCGTAGATGTAGCTCTCATATTTTGTACTGATTTAATTCTAATTAATCgccatttaaatattaatgataaaTATGTTACTTACATTAAACATTTTGTCACATTTCAAAAAGTGTTGTGGCagagttatgtttttttttaaaaagaatatttatatattttttgtatttttgtaattaagaaTAACATCGAAGTCATCTTTGGTTTTCGTAAGCCGTAGCCTTAATTTGAACTACTTGTACGATCTAATCTCCTggttgttaatttaattatttctaatgtTTTGAATAGGTACATTACAGTTTCCGTGGTCACGAATGACCAAagaactttaaatattttactaactacTATCTTAAAGTTAGACCCTTAAGTAGTTCATATTATGAATACTGAAGCTCTTCTAAAGATAAATTACATTTGAACTTAATATGTGACATTTAGGTTAAGTCGGAAACATATCAGAAAAGTATTAAATCTCAAAATAAAACGATTCGTTTGAAATATATGTTTGTCAATTTATTGTtcccaataaataataatacttgcATTTAATCTAATACGAATCTAGTTATCATCTGTTCCTCAACTAAGTACGTGGCCAGCTGACAAAGCTGGAGAGCACATCCTGTTCTTTCCTGTCGCGTGTCAACCTCCTTCCACTTTCCCCAGTTCCAACATCCTCTCGTTCTCGCGAGGGTCTGCTACCTCTTCCGCCATACCTTTAAACTGCCTCTCGATTTCGTAAAGAGTCTTCCCTTTAGTCTCCGGTAGGATGAAGTATAAAAAGATTCCGCATACCGCGACCCAAAAAGCGTACAGACAGAACGTCCCCTTGATACCAATAGTACCAAAGGACGCCGGTGCCGTTTTGACCACGACAAAAAACATTATAGACAGAAACATCCCTGAAATCCCACTACCGAGGCTGCGGTATGCCAACGGGAAAATCTCTCCGGCAATGGCCCAAGGAATGGGCAAAATACCCAACGTTTTGCCGAAAATGTAAAATAGAGTTGGGATAACTGGAGTCCATTTGTATTCATCAGGAAGGTACCCAAAATCTCGGAGGTACAATAGTAAAGCAGTCGTCAATAACGATATAACTGTCATGATAATCCCAAAGAAAAGGACAGTTCGTCTATTGAATCTGTTGACCACAATGCAGGCCAGTATTGCTGTTCCAAACCTCACGACGTCGACCATTAACATGCCAATATTGTCATCGATCAGGCCGCTTGTTACGTCACACATGACGGGCACAGTGTACGAAGGTATCACAGTCATCCCAGATATTTGAAACAGCACAAACATGAACATCATGATCAGAGTTGGTTTGTAAAATTCCGGTTTCTTAATCAGCTCTGCATAAGTCTTCAGCTTAGATTGTTTGGCCGTTATCAACGTGTGTCCCGTTTTCTTCTGACTCTGTAGAAGCACTTCGAGCTCTTTCTCCGAATCTTGATCGTAGCCCCGGAACCAGTGAAACGATCTCCTGCATTCGTTTGCCAGGCCTTTCGAAGCCAGATACGACGGAGTCTCCAGAGTCAGTGAAACGAGAACTAAGGACAGTGCATAGAAGCTGCCGCACGCTAAAGCCGCTGATCGCCAGTACAGCAAGGTGCCAAAGATGTGTGCTATTAGCATTCCCGCGGCGAATGCGAATGCTATTGTGGCCAGAAAGGCGCCACGGTATTTTGGTGAGGAGTATTCTGCGATGGACACCGGTGATGCAGCTGCTTGCACACCCATCGCAAATCCCTGCAAGACAAAaataaacgtaaataaataattaatataacaaGAATATCATAGTTGCTTTATCGagcaaaattaattgaataatatgTTGCTCAGCCGTAGTTGACTGagcaaattttattaatactttttcgGCTTCAACATAACGTTAATgtacatacattattattattttgtacaaatttggtaggacctcttgtgattccggacgggtaggtaccaccgccctgcctattcctaccgtggagcagtaatgcgtttcagtttcaagggtggggtagccgttgtaactatactgagaccttaaattcaaattcaaattcaaaaccatttattacttagaacttatatctcaaggtgggtggcgcatttacgttgtagatgtctatgggctccagtaaccccttaacaccaggtgggctgtga
This genomic window contains:
- the LOC101746523 gene encoding facilitated trehalose transporter Tret1, with product MGETVEIKEGKYTPLLRQCFVTASVAINIVGHGCVIGFPAILIPSLRKSDSHIHLTRSEESWIASVVGFALIVGNFIITLILDNIGRKKSHILTIFPNLAGWFLFLLVNNFPGLMAARFLQGIAMGMLGPLGSIIIGEMTDPKSRGVFLTSVSLSLTLGVLSSHALGTCFTWQISALLCSLVTFISLCLIIFTPESPSWLLSKGRYDEAREGFFWLRGKNAKTEHELERMITSQKMTRKASITGQKDTVKANLKNYFRYLSEAGKKPEFVKPVVIMVFLYIMFQFAGINVISSYATDILAELLDSEANSNFLMVALDIERLICNLIAIYLMKTLKRRTLLFSTTIICILAYISKGSYVYAKQAGILTYDSQWIPITLIGIYMFSLTVGVSSIPFALSGELFPLDYRGLGGGVSYLALSLNFFIAVKCFPVLSSAIGLSFTYFLYAGIVTICMVVVWIMLPETKDKTLQEIEDRFRGYTAEDVKSSQPLNAANGGGEMMRRCSSHILY
- the LOC101746387 gene encoding facilitated trehalose transporter Tret1 — encoded protein: MADEVICHEHSLTPFFRQLLAVSGVVMYMIGTGANIAYPGVLLQQLRQPDSAVQLTPDHESWVASILGLALISGIIVAPFSLEHLGRRITNQLSTLPALGGWALMITAKGPATILISRSLQGFAMGVQAAASPVSIAEYSSPKYRGAFLATIAFAFAAGMLIAHIFGTLLYWRSAALACGSFYALSLVLVSLTLETPSYLASKGLANECRRSFHWFRGYDQDSEKELEVLLQSQKKTGHTLITAKQSKLKTYAELIKKPEFYKPTLIMMFMFVLFQISGMTVIPSYTVPVMCDVTSGLIDDNIGMLMVDVVRFGTAILACIVVNRFNRRTVLFFGIIMTVISLLTTALLLYLRDFGYLPDEYKWTPVIPTLFYIFGKTLGILPIPWAIAGEIFPLAYRSLGSGISGMFLSIMFFVVVKTAPASFGTIGIKGTFCLYAFWVAVCGIFLYFILPETKGKTLYEIERQFKGMAEEVADPRENERMLELGKVEGG